In the Bicyclus anynana chromosome 6, ilBicAnyn1.1, whole genome shotgun sequence genome, one interval contains:
- the LOC112055711 gene encoding N66 matrix protein — protein MKAYLCTLIYVALYTIITNAKPQRCRAGNMGMTYCGKSWAEYFGNLGGGNPDYGNYYGGGNMQPSSGSINQNNSSLGPSGERPPHQYCVGCTINYVGTGTNNTNQVHIQANDNPFARWRQWRPQRFPGGFGGMNGRGRGMNNGGGGGNNNGGNEGNNNEDGGNNNGGGGNNNGGGSNNNGGGGSNNNGGQGFMHNGGGWNNYDYYN, from the exons ATGAAAGCGTATCTGTGCACGCTTATCTATGTTGCCTTGTATACAATAATAACCAACGCGAAACCACAGCGATG TAGAGCTGGCAACATGGGCATGACATATTGTGGAAAATCGTGGGCAGAGTATTTTGGCAACTTAGGTGGCGGCAATCCCGATTACGGCAACTACTATGGTGGTGGCAACATGCAGCCAAGCAGTGGAAgcataaatcaaaataactcaTCATTAGGGCCATCTGGCGAACGTCCACCACACCAGTACTGCGTTGGATGCACCATCAACTACGTTGGTACCGGAACAAACAACACCAATCAGGTTCACATTCAAGCAAATGATAATCCATTCGCACGGTGGCGTCAATGGAGACCACAACGTTTTCCCGGCGGTTTTGGAGGCATGAATGGCAGAGGCAGAGGCATGAATAACGGAGGAGGTGGAGGCAATAATAACGGAGGCAACGAAGGCAATAATAACGAAGACGGAGGCAATAATAACGGAGGCGGAGGCAATAATAACGGAGGCGGGAGCAATAATAACGGAGGAGGTGGAAGCAATAATAACGGAGGACAAGGCTTCATGCATAACGGCGGAGGCTggaataattatgattattacaATTGA